In Panthera tigris isolate Pti1 chromosome C1, P.tigris_Pti1_mat1.1, whole genome shotgun sequence, the following proteins share a genomic window:
- the JUN gene encoding transcription factor AP-1, with amino-acid sequence MTAKMETTFYDDALNASFLQSESGAYGYSNPKILKQSMTLNLADPVGSLKPHLRAKNSDLLTSPDVGLLKLASPELERLIIQSSNGHITTTPTPTQFLCPKNVTDEQEGFAEGFVRALAELHSQNTLPSVTSAAQPVSGAGMVAPAVASAAGGSGSGGFSASLHSEPPVYANLSNFNPGALSSGGGAPSYGAAGLAFPAQPQQQQQPPQPPHHLPQQIPVQHPRLQALKEEPQTVPEMPGETPPLSPIDMESQERIKAERKRMRNRIAASKCRKRKLERIARLEEKVKTLKAQNSELASTANMLREQVAQLKQKVMNHVNSGCQLMLTQQLQTF; translated from the coding sequence ATGACTGCAAAGATGGAAACGACCTTCTACGACGATGCCCTCAACGCCTCGTTCCTCCAGTCCGAGAGCGGTGCCTACGGCTACAGTAACCCCAAGATCCTGAAGCAGAGCATGACCCTGAACCTGGCCGACCCGGTGGGCAGCCTGAAGCCGCACCTCCGGGCCAAGAACTCGGACCTCCTCACCTCGCCCGACGTGGGGCTGCTCAAGCTGGCCTCGCCCGAGCTGGAGCGCCTGATAATCCAGTCCAGCAACGGGCACATCACCACCACGCCGACCCCCACGCAGTTCCTGTGCCCCAAGAACGTGACAGACGAGCAGGAGGGCTTCGCCGAGGGTTTCGTGCGCGCCCTGGCCGAACTGCACAGCCAGAACACGCTGCCCAGCGTCACGTCGGCGGCGCAGCCGGTCAGCGGGGCGGGCATGGTGGCTCCGGCGGTGGCTTCCGCGGcgggcggcagcggcagcggtgGCTTCAGCGCCAGCCTGCACAGCGAGCCGCCGGTCTACGCCAACCTCAGCAACTTCAACCCGGGCGCTCTGAGCAGCGGCGGTGGGGCGCCCTCCTACGGCGCGGCCGGCCTGGCCTTTCCCGCgcagccccagcagcagcagcagcccccgCAGCCGCCGCACCACCTGCCCCAGCAGATCCCCGTGCAGCACCCGCGGCTGCAGGCCCTGAAGGAGGAGCCGCAGACGGTGCCCGAGATGCCCGGGGAAACGCCGCCCCTGTCCCCCATCGACATGGAGTCGCAGGAGAGGATCAAGGCGGAGAGGAAGCGCATGAGGAACCGCATCGCTGCCTCCAAGTGCCGGAAAAGGAAGCTGGAGAGGATCGCCCGGCTGGAGGAAAAAGTGAAAACCTTGAAAGCGCAGAACTCGGAGCTGGCGTCCACGGCCAATATGCTCAGGGAACAGGTGGCACAGCTTAAACAGAAAGTCATGAACCACGTTAACAGTGGGTGCCAACTCATGCTAACGCAGCAGTTGCAAACGTTTTGA